A genomic window from Salvia splendens isolate huo1 chromosome 11, SspV2, whole genome shotgun sequence includes:
- the LOC121755643 gene encoding protein transport protein SEC31 homolog B-like isoform X2, whose protein sequence is MTGYIKGINRSASTAFSPDGAYIAAGTMAGAVDLQFSSTANLDIFELDFVSDDRQLVLAGTIPSSERFNRISWGKASAQSEEYPLGLIAGGLVDGNIGLWNPKPLICKEGSDPSENTLVTNLTRHKGPVRGLEFNSFTPNIIASGADEGDICIWDINKPAEHNLSPPLKGSGSASQGEISFLSWNSKVQHILASTSYNGTTVVWDLKKQKPVISFSDPARRRCSVLQWNPDVATQLIVASDDDVSPSLNMWDMRNIMTPVKEFVGHTKGVISMSWCPIDSSYLLTCAKDNRTICWDTVSGEIVAELPAGTNWNFDVHWYSKIPGVISASSFDGKVGLYNIEGAGRYGLGESDSSAAPLRAPKWYKRKAGVSFGFGGKLISFNSAEQPAGSSEVFVHNLVTEHGLISRSSAFEKEIQNGDKSALKLLCERKSQESESEDERETWGFMKVMFNEDGTARSKLLSHLGFSQPIEESKSAQNDLAEQVEDLSLDESKTIKTVVSGYRESALFATDNGEDFFNNLPSPKADTPVANSKDGVVGDAVKESHQEIDGLEESSDPSFDDAVQRALIVGDYKGAVAQCISANRLADALVISHVGGPSLWESTRDQYLKTSRSPYLKVVSAMVNNDLMSIANTRPLKSWKETLALFCTFAPTDEWTLLCDTLAAKLMSAGDTTAATLCYICAGNIDKTVEIWSKNLSAEHDGKSYVDRLQDLMEKTIVFALASGQKRFSDSLCKLVEKYSEILASQGLLNTAMEYLNLLGTEELSTEITILRDRIARSTEPEKEIVNTATYDNSHSQGGAVYDNSYSGVGTSQHYYQDTRASHIQPTNVGSQYDNYQQAHAVSYRSAYNAPPTYQPVPQSNTPPPPMFVPSPATTAPVANFLPPPVNAPPPAKFVPSTPPLLRNAEQYQQPSTLGSQLYPGPANPVYQARPQGIPAYGGNTSQVGPTTRQVMSQVMAPTPPPTGFMPIGNPGAQRPGMNPVQPSSPPPVAMQPPVTPAAPPPTVQTVDTSNVPAQQKPVIATLTRLFNETSEALGGSRANPAKKREIEDNSKKLGALFAKLNSGDISKNAAEKLVQLCHALDNGDFSTALQIQVILTTSDWDECNFWLATLKRMIKTRQNLR, encoded by the exons ATGACGGGCTATATAAAGGGGATCAACAGATCGGCCTCGACGGCGTTCTCGCCCGACGGTGCGTACATCGCCGCCGGGACGATGGCGGGGGCGGTGGATCTGCAATTCAGCTCCACTGCCAATCTCGATATATTCGAGCTTGATTTCGTTTCCGACGATCGCCAGTTGGTCCTGGCGGGAACTATTCCGAGCTCTGAGCGCTTCAATCGGATTTCTTGGGGGAAAGCCTCCGCCCAATCGGAGGAGTATCCGCTCGGTCTTATTGCTGGTGGCCTGGTCGACGGCAACATTGGGCTTTGGAATCCTAAGCCCCTGATCTG TAAAGAAGGTTCCGATCCAAGTGAGAATACGTTAGTTACGAATCTCACAAGACACAAAGGACCT GTTCGTGGGTTGGAGTTTAATTCTTTTACTCCAAACATTATTGCTTCTGGTGCCGATGAAGGCGATATTTGTATTTGGGATATTAACAAACCAGCCGAGCATAATCTTTCTCCACCACTGAAG GGTAGCGGATCCGCATCACAAGGTGAAATTTCATTTTTGTCCTGGAACAGCAAGGTTCAACATATCCTGGCATCCACTTCATATAATGGGACAACTG TGGTGTGGGATCTGAAGAAGCAAAAGCCAGTTATAAG TTTCTCGGATCCAGCTAGAAGGAGGTGCTCTGTTTTGCAGTGGAATCCCGATGTTGCAACTCAGCTTATTGTTGCTTCTGATGATGATGTGTCACCTTCTCTCAAC ATGTGGGATATGCGGAATATAATGACTCCAGTGAAAGAGTTTGTAGGACACACCAAAG GTGTGATCTCTATGTCCTGGTGCCCTATTGACAGCTCTTATCTGCTTACGTGTGCCAAAGATAATCGTACTATTTGCTGGGACACAGTATCTGGAGAG ATTGTGGCTGAATTACCTGCTGGAACCAACTGGAACTTTGACGTTCACTGGTATTCGAAAATTCCTGGAGTCATATCAGCATCTTCATTTGATGGGAAAGTTGGCCTGTATAATATTGAG GGTGCTGGTCGATATGGTCTTGGAGAGTCCGACTCTAGTGCAG CACCTCTGAGGGCCCCAAAGTGGTACAAGAGAAAAGCTGGAGTTTCATTTGGCTTTGGTGGGAAGCTCATTTCATTTAATTCTGCTGAACAACCTGCTGGATCTTCAGAG GTCTTTGTGCACAATTTAGTCACTGAACATGGTTTGATTAGTCGATCTTCTGCGTTTGAAAAGGAAATACAAAATGGGGATAAATCAGCTCTAAAACTCTTATGTGAAAGGAAATCTCAAGAATCTGA ATCTGAAGACGAAAGAGAAACATGGGGCTTCATGAAGGTTATGTTCAATGAGGATGGAACTGCACGGTCAAAGCTGCTTTCCCATCTTGGTTTCAGTCAGCCTATCGAAGAAAGCAAGTCTGCGCAGAATGATCTTGCAGAGCAGGTTGAAGATCTGAGTCTTGATGAGAGTAAAACTATTAAAACAGTTGTTTCTGGGTACAGAGAATCTGCCTTGTTTGCAACTGACAATGGGGAAGATTTCTTTAACAATTTACCTAGCCCCAAGGCAGATACACCTGTGGCTAATTCCAAGGACGGTGTTGTTGGAGACGCTGTAAAAGAATCCCATCAAGAAATTGACGGACTGGAGGAGAGTTCTGACCCTTCATTTGATGATGCTGTCCAACGTGCTTTAATTGTTGGTGACTACAAGGGGGCAGTTGCACAGTGCATTTCTGCCAACCGTTTGGCGGATGCCTTGGTCATATCTCATGTTGGTGGTCCTTCATTGTGGGAGAGCACACGTGACCAGTACCTCAAGACAAGTCGCTCTCCCTACCTGAAA GTTGTTTCTGCAATGGTAAACAATGACTTAATGAGCATAGCAAACACCAGACCTCTGAAATCGTGGAAGGAAACCCTTGCTCTCTTTTGTACT TTTGCACCGACAGATGAGTGGACTCTATTATGTGACACTCTTGCTGCTAAACTTATGTCTGCTGGTGATACAACTGCCGCAACTCTATGTTATATCTGTGCTGGAAACATAGACAAAACTGTGGAAATTTGGTCGAAGAATCTGTCAGCAGAACATGATGGAAAGTCTTATGTAGACCGTCTCCAG GATTTAATGGAGAAAACTATCGTCTTTGCTTTGGCTTCTGGGCAAAAACGATTTAGTGACTCACTGTGTAAGCTAGTTGAGAAATATTCTGAAATATTAGCAAGTCAAGGGCTTTTAAATACGGCGATGGAGTACTTAAATCTTCTGGGGACTGAAGAATTGTCTACTGAAATCACTATCTTGCGTGATCGTATTGCTCGTTCAACCGAGCCAG AGAAAGAGATTGTGAATACAGCAACTTATGATAATAGTCACTCGCAAGGGGGAGCTGTATATGATAATAGTTACAGTGGTGTTGGCACTTCTCAACATTATTATCAG GATACTCGAGCATCCCATATCCAACCAACCAATGTGGGCAGTCAGTATGATAATTATCAGCAGGCACATGCTGTTTCATATAGAAGTGCTTACAATGCTCCTCCTACTTATCAGCCAGTTCCACAGTCTAATACTCCTCCGCCTCCTATGTTTGTCCCTTCTCCTGCAACTACAGCTCCAGTG GCAAACTTTCTTCCTCCACCTGTTAATGCTCCGCCTCCTGCAAAATTTGTTCCCTCGACCCCTCCATTATTGAGAAACGCAGAGCAATATCAGCAGCCATCAACTTTGGGTTCTCAGTTATATCCA GGGCCTGCTAACCCTGTTTATCAAGCTCGCCCTCAGGGTATACCTGCATATGGTGGTAACACATCTCAAGTGGGACCAACTACTAGGCAAGTCATGTCCCAGGTTATGGCTCCTACCCCTCCTCCTACAGGATTCATGCCAATCGGCAATCCTGGGGCTCAAAGACCTGGCATGAATCCAGTTCAACCTTCTAGTCCTCCACCAGTAGCTATGCAACCACCAGTTACTCCTGCTGCTCCCCCTCCTACAGTGCAGACTGTTGATACGTCAAATGTTCCTG CACAACAGAAGCCTGTCATTGCAACTCTAACTAGACTCTTTAATGAGACAAGTGAAGCATTGGGCGGATCGCGGGCAAATCCAGCTAAGAAGAGAGAAATAGAGGACAACTCAAAGAAGTTAGGCGCCTTGTTTGCGAAACTTAACAGTGGAGACATATCTAAAAATGCTGCAGAAAAGCTCGTACAGCTTTGTCATGCACTGGACAATGGTGATTTTTCCACTGCCCTGCAGATCCAG GTTATCCTCACAACAAGTGATTGGGATGAATGCAACTTCTGGTTAGCAACACTGAAAAGAATGATCAAGACCAGACAAAACTTGAGATAA
- the LOC121755643 gene encoding protein transport protein SEC31 homolog B-like isoform X3 codes for MLEFNSFTPNIIASGADEGDICIWDINKPAEHNLSPPLKGSGSASQGEISFLSWNSKVQHILASTSYNGTTVVWDLKKQKPVISFSDPARRRCSVLQWNPDVATQLIVASDDDVSPSLNMWDMRNIMTPVKEFVGHTKGVISMSWCPIDSSYLLTCAKDNRTICWDTVSGEIVAELPAGTNWNFDVHWYSKIPGVISASSFDGKVGLYNIEGAGRYGLGESDSSAAPLRAPKWYKRKAGVSFGFGGKLISFNSAEQPAGSSEVFVHNLVTEHGLISRSSAFEKEIQNGDKSALKLLCERKSQESESEDERETWGFMKVMFNEDGTARSKLLSHLGFSQPIEESKSAQNDLAEQVEDLSLDESKTIKTVVSGYRESALFATDNGEDFFNNLPSPKADTPVANSKDGVVGDAVKESHQEIDGLEESSDPSFDDAVQRALIVGDYKGAVAQCISANRLADALVISHVGGPSLWESTRDQYLKTSRSPYLKVVSAMVNNDLMSIANTRPLKSWKETLALFCTFAPTDEWTLLCDTLAAKLMSAGDTTAATLCYICAGNIDKTVEIWSKNLSAEHDGKSYVDRLQDLMEKTIVFALASGQKRFSDSLCKLVEKYSEILASQGLLNTAMEYLNLLGTEELSTEITILRDRIARSTEPEKEIVNTATYDNSHSQGGAVYDNSYSGVGTSQHYYQDTRASHIQPTNVGSQYDNYQQAHAVSYRSAYNAPPTYQPVPQSNTPPPPMFVPSPATTAPVANFLPPPVNAPPPAKFVPSTPPLLRNAEQYQQPSTLGSQLYPGPANPVYQARPQGIPAYGGNTSQVGPTTRQVMSQVMAPTPPPTGFMPIGNPGAQRPGMNPVQPSSPPPVAMQPPVTPAAPPPTVQTVDTSNVPAQQKPVIATLTRLFNETSEALGGSRANPAKKREIEDNSKKLGALFAKLNSGDISKNAAEKLVQLCHALDNGDFSTALQIQVILTTSDWDECNFWLATLKRMIKTRQNLR; via the exons ATGTTAGAGTTTAATTCTTTTACTCCAAACATTATTGCTTCCGGTGCCGATGAAGGCGATATTTGTATTTGGGATATTAACAAACCAGCAGAGCATAATCTTTCTCCACCACTGAAG GGTAGCGGATCCGCATCACAAGGTGAAATTTCATTTTTGTCCTGGAACAGCAAGGTTCAACATATCCTGGCATCCACTTCATATAATGGGACAACTG TGGTGTGGGATCTGAAGAAGCAAAAGCCAGTTATAAG TTTCTCGGATCCAGCTAGAAGGAGGTGCTCTGTTTTGCAGTGGAATCCCGATGTTGCAACTCAGCTTATTGTTGCTTCTGATGATGATGTGTCACCTTCTCTCAAC ATGTGGGATATGCGGAATATAATGACTCCAGTGAAAGAGTTTGTAGGACACACCAAAG GTGTGATCTCTATGTCCTGGTGCCCTATTGACAGCTCTTATCTGCTTACGTGTGCCAAAGATAATCGTACTATTTGCTGGGACACAGTATCTGGAGAG ATTGTGGCTGAATTACCTGCTGGAACCAACTGGAACTTTGACGTTCACTGGTATTCGAAAATTCCTGGAGTCATATCAGCATCTTCATTTGATGGGAAAGTTGGCCTGTATAATATTGAG GGTGCTGGTCGATATGGTCTTGGAGAGTCCGACTCTAGTGCAG CACCTCTGAGGGCCCCAAAGTGGTACAAGAGAAAAGCTGGAGTTTCATTTGGCTTTGGTGGGAAGCTCATTTCATTTAATTCTGCTGAACAACCTGCTGGATCTTCAGAG GTCTTTGTGCACAATTTAGTCACTGAACATGGTTTGATTAGTCGATCTTCTGCGTTTGAAAAGGAAATACAAAATGGGGATAAATCAGCTCTAAAACTCTTATGTGAAAGGAAATCTCAAGAATCTGA ATCTGAAGACGAAAGAGAAACATGGGGCTTCATGAAGGTTATGTTCAATGAGGATGGAACTGCACGGTCAAAGCTGCTTTCCCATCTTGGTTTCAGTCAGCCTATCGAAGAAAGCAAGTCTGCGCAGAATGATCTTGCAGAGCAGGTTGAAGATCTGAGTCTTGATGAGAGTAAAACTATTAAAACAGTTGTTTCTGGGTACAGAGAATCTGCCTTGTTTGCAACTGACAATGGGGAAGATTTCTTTAACAATTTACCTAGCCCCAAGGCAGATACACCTGTGGCTAATTCCAAGGACGGTGTTGTTGGAGACGCTGTAAAAGAATCCCATCAAGAAATTGACGGACTGGAGGAGAGTTCTGACCCTTCATTTGATGATGCTGTCCAACGTGCTTTAATTGTTGGTGACTACAAGGGGGCAGTTGCACAGTGCATTTCTGCCAACCGTTTGGCGGATGCCTTGGTCATATCTCATGTTGGTGGTCCTTCATTGTGGGAGAGCACACGTGACCAGTACCTCAAGACAAGTCGCTCTCCCTACCTGAAA GTTGTTTCTGCAATGGTAAACAATGACTTAATGAGCATAGCAAACACCAGACCTCTGAAATCGTGGAAGGAAACCCTTGCTCTCTTTTGTACT TTTGCACCGACAGATGAGTGGACTCTATTATGTGACACTCTTGCTGCTAAACTTATGTCTGCTGGTGATACAACTGCCGCAACTCTATGTTATATCTGTGCTGGAAACATAGACAAAACTGTGGAAATTTGGTCGAAGAATCTGTCAGCAGAACATGATGGAAAGTCTTATGTAGACCGTCTCCAG GATTTAATGGAGAAAACTATCGTCTTTGCTTTGGCTTCTGGGCAAAAACGATTTAGTGACTCACTGTGTAAGCTAGTTGAGAAATATTCTGAAATATTAGCAAGTCAAGGGCTTTTAAATACGGCGATGGAGTACTTAAATCTTCTGGGGACTGAAGAATTGTCTACTGAAATCACTATCTTGCGTGATCGTATTGCTCGTTCAACCGAGCCAG AGAAAGAGATTGTGAATACAGCAACTTATGATAATAGTCACTCGCAAGGGGGAGCTGTATATGATAATAGTTACAGTGGTGTTGGCACTTCTCAACATTATTATCAG GATACTCGAGCATCCCATATCCAACCAACCAATGTGGGCAGTCAGTATGATAATTATCAGCAGGCACATGCTGTTTCATATAGAAGTGCTTACAATGCTCCTCCTACTTATCAGCCAGTTCCACAGTCTAATACTCCTCCGCCTCCTATGTTTGTCCCTTCTCCTGCAACTACAGCTCCAGTG GCAAACTTTCTTCCTCCACCTGTTAATGCTCCGCCTCCTGCAAAATTTGTTCCCTCGACCCCTCCATTATTGAGAAACGCAGAGCAATATCAGCAGCCATCAACTTTGGGTTCTCAGTTATATCCA GGGCCTGCTAACCCTGTTTATCAAGCTCGCCCTCAGGGTATACCTGCATATGGTGGTAACACATCTCAAGTGGGACCAACTACTAGGCAAGTCATGTCCCAGGTTATGGCTCCTACCCCTCCTCCTACAGGATTCATGCCAATCGGCAATCCTGGGGCTCAAAGACCTGGCATGAATCCAGTTCAACCTTCTAGTCCTCCACCAGTAGCTATGCAACCACCAGTTACTCCTGCTGCTCCCCCTCCTACAGTGCAGACTGTTGATACGTCAAATGTTCCTG CACAACAGAAGCCTGTCATTGCAACTCTAACTAGACTCTTTAATGAGACAAGTGAAGCATTGGGCGGATCGCGGGCAAATCCAGCTAAGAAGAGAGAAATAGAGGACAACTCAAAGAAGTTAGGCGCCTTGTTTGCGAAACTTAACAGTGGAGACATATCTAAAAATGCTGCAGAAAAGCTCGTACAGCTTTGTCATGCACTGGACAATGGTGATTTTTCCACTGCCCTGCAGATCCAG GTTATCCTCACAACAAGTGATTGGGATGAATGCAACTTCTGGTTAGCAACACTGAAAAGAATGATCAAGACCAGACAAAACTTGAGATAA
- the LOC121755643 gene encoding protein transport protein SEC31 homolog B-like isoform X1 has product MTGYIKGINRSASTAFSPDGAYIAAGTMAGAVDLQFSSTANLDIFELDFVSDDRQLVLAGTIPSSERFNRISWGKASAQSEEYPLGLIAGGLVDGNIGLWNPKPLICKEGSDPSENTLVTNLTRHKGPVRGLEFNSFTPNIIASGADEGDICIWDINKPAEHNLSPPLKGSGSASQGEISFLSWNSKVQHILASTSYNGTTVVWDLKKQKPVISFSDPARRRCSVLQWNPDVATQLIVASDDDVSPSLNMWDMRNIMTPVKEFVGHTKGVISMSWCPIDSSYLLTCAKDNRTICWDTVSGEIVAELPAGTNWNFDVHWYSKIPGVISASSFDGKVGLYNIEGAGRYGLGESDSSAAPLRAPKWYKRKAGVSFGFGGKLISFNSAEQPAGSSEVLLQYFRFLLAHITLSDSLFYIQVFVHNLVTEHGLISRSSAFEKEIQNGDKSALKLLCERKSQESESEDERETWGFMKVMFNEDGTARSKLLSHLGFSQPIEESKSAQNDLAEQVEDLSLDESKTIKTVVSGYRESALFATDNGEDFFNNLPSPKADTPVANSKDGVVGDAVKESHQEIDGLEESSDPSFDDAVQRALIVGDYKGAVAQCISANRLADALVISHVGGPSLWESTRDQYLKTSRSPYLKVVSAMVNNDLMSIANTRPLKSWKETLALFCTFAPTDEWTLLCDTLAAKLMSAGDTTAATLCYICAGNIDKTVEIWSKNLSAEHDGKSYVDRLQDLMEKTIVFALASGQKRFSDSLCKLVEKYSEILASQGLLNTAMEYLNLLGTEELSTEITILRDRIARSTEPEKEIVNTATYDNSHSQGGAVYDNSYSGVGTSQHYYQDTRASHIQPTNVGSQYDNYQQAHAVSYRSAYNAPPTYQPVPQSNTPPPPMFVPSPATTAPVANFLPPPVNAPPPAKFVPSTPPLLRNAEQYQQPSTLGSQLYPGPANPVYQARPQGIPAYGGNTSQVGPTTRQVMSQVMAPTPPPTGFMPIGNPGAQRPGMNPVQPSSPPPVAMQPPVTPAAPPPTVQTVDTSNVPAQQKPVIATLTRLFNETSEALGGSRANPAKKREIEDNSKKLGALFAKLNSGDISKNAAEKLVQLCHALDNGDFSTALQIQVILTTSDWDECNFWLATLKRMIKTRQNLR; this is encoded by the exons ATGACGGGCTATATAAAGGGGATCAACAGATCGGCCTCGACGGCGTTCTCGCCCGACGGTGCGTACATCGCCGCCGGGACGATGGCGGGGGCGGTGGATCTGCAATTCAGCTCCACTGCCAATCTCGATATATTCGAGCTTGATTTCGTTTCCGACGATCGCCAGTTGGTCCTGGCGGGAACTATTCCGAGCTCTGAGCGCTTCAATCGGATTTCTTGGGGGAAAGCCTCCGCCCAATCGGAGGAGTATCCGCTCGGTCTTATTGCTGGTGGCCTGGTCGACGGCAACATTGGGCTTTGGAATCCTAAGCCCCTGATCTG TAAAGAAGGTTCCGATCCAAGTGAGAATACGTTAGTTACGAATCTCACAAGACACAAAGGACCT GTTCGTGGGTTGGAGTTTAATTCTTTTACTCCAAACATTATTGCTTCTGGTGCCGATGAAGGCGATATTTGTATTTGGGATATTAACAAACCAGCCGAGCATAATCTTTCTCCACCACTGAAG GGTAGCGGATCCGCATCACAAGGTGAAATTTCATTTTTGTCCTGGAACAGCAAGGTTCAACATATCCTGGCATCCACTTCATATAATGGGACAACTG TGGTGTGGGATCTGAAGAAGCAAAAGCCAGTTATAAG TTTCTCGGATCCAGCTAGAAGGAGGTGCTCTGTTTTGCAGTGGAATCCCGATGTTGCAACTCAGCTTATTGTTGCTTCTGATGATGATGTGTCACCTTCTCTCAAC ATGTGGGATATGCGGAATATAATGACTCCAGTGAAAGAGTTTGTAGGACACACCAAAG GTGTGATCTCTATGTCCTGGTGCCCTATTGACAGCTCTTATCTGCTTACGTGTGCCAAAGATAATCGTACTATTTGCTGGGACACAGTATCTGGAGAG ATTGTGGCTGAATTACCTGCTGGAACCAACTGGAACTTTGACGTTCACTGGTATTCGAAAATTCCTGGAGTCATATCAGCATCTTCATTTGATGGGAAAGTTGGCCTGTATAATATTGAG GGTGCTGGTCGATATGGTCTTGGAGAGTCCGACTCTAGTGCAG CACCTCTGAGGGCCCCAAAGTGGTACAAGAGAAAAGCTGGAGTTTCATTTGGCTTTGGTGGGAAGCTCATTTCATTTAATTCTGCTGAACAACCTGCTGGATCTTCAGAGGTATTGTTACAGTATTTTAGATTCCTGCTGGCACATATTACACTCTCTGACAGTCTTTTCTATATCCAGGTCTTTGTGCACAATTTAGTCACTGAACATGGTTTGATTAGTCGATCTTCTGCGTTTGAAAAGGAAATACAAAATGGGGATAAATCAGCTCTAAAACTCTTATGTGAAAGGAAATCTCAAGAATCTGA ATCTGAAGACGAAAGAGAAACATGGGGCTTCATGAAGGTTATGTTCAATGAGGATGGAACTGCACGGTCAAAGCTGCTTTCCCATCTTGGTTTCAGTCAGCCTATCGAAGAAAGCAAGTCTGCGCAGAATGATCTTGCAGAGCAGGTTGAAGATCTGAGTCTTGATGAGAGTAAAACTATTAAAACAGTTGTTTCTGGGTACAGAGAATCTGCCTTGTTTGCAACTGACAATGGGGAAGATTTCTTTAACAATTTACCTAGCCCCAAGGCAGATACACCTGTGGCTAATTCCAAGGACGGTGTTGTTGGAGACGCTGTAAAAGAATCCCATCAAGAAATTGACGGACTGGAGGAGAGTTCTGACCCTTCATTTGATGATGCTGTCCAACGTGCTTTAATTGTTGGTGACTACAAGGGGGCAGTTGCACAGTGCATTTCTGCCAACCGTTTGGCGGATGCCTTGGTCATATCTCATGTTGGTGGTCCTTCATTGTGGGAGAGCACACGTGACCAGTACCTCAAGACAAGTCGCTCTCCCTACCTGAAA GTTGTTTCTGCAATGGTAAACAATGACTTAATGAGCATAGCAAACACCAGACCTCTGAAATCGTGGAAGGAAACCCTTGCTCTCTTTTGTACT TTTGCACCGACAGATGAGTGGACTCTATTATGTGACACTCTTGCTGCTAAACTTATGTCTGCTGGTGATACAACTGCCGCAACTCTATGTTATATCTGTGCTGGAAACATAGACAAAACTGTGGAAATTTGGTCGAAGAATCTGTCAGCAGAACATGATGGAAAGTCTTATGTAGACCGTCTCCAG GATTTAATGGAGAAAACTATCGTCTTTGCTTTGGCTTCTGGGCAAAAACGATTTAGTGACTCACTGTGTAAGCTAGTTGAGAAATATTCTGAAATATTAGCAAGTCAAGGGCTTTTAAATACGGCGATGGAGTACTTAAATCTTCTGGGGACTGAAGAATTGTCTACTGAAATCACTATCTTGCGTGATCGTATTGCTCGTTCAACCGAGCCAG AGAAAGAGATTGTGAATACAGCAACTTATGATAATAGTCACTCGCAAGGGGGAGCTGTATATGATAATAGTTACAGTGGTGTTGGCACTTCTCAACATTATTATCAG GATACTCGAGCATCCCATATCCAACCAACCAATGTGGGCAGTCAGTATGATAATTATCAGCAGGCACATGCTGTTTCATATAGAAGTGCTTACAATGCTCCTCCTACTTATCAGCCAGTTCCACAGTCTAATACTCCTCCGCCTCCTATGTTTGTCCCTTCTCCTGCAACTACAGCTCCAGTG GCAAACTTTCTTCCTCCACCTGTTAATGCTCCGCCTCCTGCAAAATTTGTTCCCTCGACCCCTCCATTATTGAGAAACGCAGAGCAATATCAGCAGCCATCAACTTTGGGTTCTCAGTTATATCCA GGGCCTGCTAACCCTGTTTATCAAGCTCGCCCTCAGGGTATACCTGCATATGGTGGTAACACATCTCAAGTGGGACCAACTACTAGGCAAGTCATGTCCCAGGTTATGGCTCCTACCCCTCCTCCTACAGGATTCATGCCAATCGGCAATCCTGGGGCTCAAAGACCTGGCATGAATCCAGTTCAACCTTCTAGTCCTCCACCAGTAGCTATGCAACCACCAGTTACTCCTGCTGCTCCCCCTCCTACAGTGCAGACTGTTGATACGTCAAATGTTCCTG CACAACAGAAGCCTGTCATTGCAACTCTAACTAGACTCTTTAATGAGACAAGTGAAGCATTGGGCGGATCGCGGGCAAATCCAGCTAAGAAGAGAGAAATAGAGGACAACTCAAAGAAGTTAGGCGCCTTGTTTGCGAAACTTAACAGTGGAGACATATCTAAAAATGCTGCAGAAAAGCTCGTACAGCTTTGTCATGCACTGGACAATGGTGATTTTTCCACTGCCCTGCAGATCCAG GTTATCCTCACAACAAGTGATTGGGATGAATGCAACTTCTGGTTAGCAACACTGAAAAGAATGATCAAGACCAGACAAAACTTGAGATAA